A genomic window from Salvia miltiorrhiza cultivar Shanhuang (shh) chromosome 5, IMPLAD_Smil_shh, whole genome shotgun sequence includes:
- the LOC130986546 gene encoding uncharacterized protein LOC130986546: MASTRLLRMSKPLGLTTETLVSIRSSVSSRPGTLMCLNKVGLSSDIPPGGAGERKPAPAKAAGCSSSCAVVSEPKTDKRTDLGILFVYVADALSHWRKFVIEKRPWGLHAQMFLEKTIVDCRFFTLLAIGGSLICSVLCFFEGCFLVVGSYFHALSRMSEQAQVVHQLMEAIDMFIMGTAMLVFAMALYVMFVGSHDSDSISGSSKNFNLKSWMGRGSAMEAKSKIGHAVMLILQVQVLDKFRSIAVSNGMDLACFAGAIFLSSASIFVLSRISSAPAYVDHK, translated from the exons atggcttCAACTAGGTTGCTGAGAATGTCTAAACCTTTAGGCCTTACTACTGAAACCCTTGTCTCAATTAGAAGTAGTGTTTCATCAAGGCCTGGGACACTAATGTGTCTGAACAAAGTAGGGCTGAGTTCCGACATTCCTCCTGGCGGCGCCGGTGAGAGGAAGCCGGCGCCGGCGAAGGCGGCCGGCTGTAGCTCATCCTGCGCCGTCGTTTCGGAGCCGAAGACGGATAAAAGGACGGATTTGGGAATCCTATTTGTCTATGTTGCTGATGCTTTATCCCATTGGAGGAAGTTTGTTATAGAAAAAAGGCCATGGGGATTGCATGCACAGATGTTCCTTGAAAAG ACTATAGTGGACTGCCGATTCTTTACATTGTTAGCGATTGGTGGATCTTTGATTTGTTCCGTACTATGTTTCTTTGAG GGGTGTTTTCTAGTAGTAGGATCGTATTTTCATGCGCTTTCACGAATGTCGGAGCAAGCGCAAGTGGTCCACCAATTAATGGAAGCTATTG ATATGTTCATCATGGGAACAGCAATGCTTGTTTTCGCAATGGCATTATACGTAATGTTCGTGGGATCACATGATTCGGATAGTATTAGTGGATCGTCTAAGAATTTCAATctcaag TCGTGGATGGGAAGGGGATCTGCGATGGAAGCAAAGTCGAAAATCGGGCATGCTGTAATGCTGATTCTGCAAGTGCAAGTGTTGGATAAATTCAGGAGCATAGCAGTGAGTAATGGTATGGATCTTGCCTGTTTTGCAGGGGCCATATTTTTGTCCTCTGCTTCTATTTTCGTGCTTTCCAGAATCTCTTCTGCTCCTGCCTACGTCGACCACAAATAG